A genomic region of Zea mays cultivar B73 chromosome 6, Zm-B73-REFERENCE-NAM-5.0, whole genome shotgun sequence contains the following coding sequences:
- the LOC606477 gene encoding potassium channel KOR1 isoform X6: MVRGLGSKRRVAEEESSEEEYEVEVVRDHIASSRGSRLALFGSELRLGRFRPRRRRRLPLAGEGAAEGFFHGLVIHPDNKWYRLWTKFILVWAVYSSFFTPLEFGFFRGLPKNLFFLDVAGQTAFLIDIVVRFFVAYRDPDTYRVVYSPAAIALRYCKSSFVFDLLGCLPWDAIYKACGSKEEVRYLLWIRLTRVTKVTEFFWRLEKDIRVNYLFTRIVKLIVVELYCTHTAACIFYYLATTLPESMEGHTWIGSLQLGDYRFTHFREIDLAKRYITSLYFAIVTMATVGYGDIHAVNIREMIFIMIYVSFDMILGAYLIGNMTALIVKGSRTERFRDKMKEVIRYMNRNKLGKEIREQIKGHLRLQYESSYTEASVLQDIPISIRAKISQTLYKPYIESIPLFKGCSAEFIQQIVIRLQEEFFLPGEVILEQGSAVDQLYFVCHGALEGVGIGEDGQEETLLMLEPESSFGEISILCNIPQPYTVRVCELCRLLRLDKQSFTNILEIYFVDGRRILSNLSESEYGGRVKQLESDITFHIGKQEAELTLRVNSAAFYGDLHQLKSLIRAGADPKNTDYDGRSPLHLAASRGYEDVVQFLINEGVDIDLTVREHAVAGGGEAGARTGGSAAVRQGCEAEPQERRQPPVHGSCQGGLGLHPARPGLRRRPKLQGLRPPHAAPHRRRRGPLPHRQDARRGRRQRVHHGQMGHHSARRSAQVRRPHAGGAAGGGAGQRAVHVPGARRGSQGQGAPATVLGVPVPPVAGERRRRAARGGGGAVDPAHHREPGRVGAGEARLAWPGGVAAAAAVRGRGQGARRRHGQ; this comes from the exons GTGGTACCGGTTATGGACCAAGTTCATACTGGTTTGGGCGGTGTACAGCTCCTTCTTCACGCCCCTGGAATTCGGCTTCTTCAGAGGCCTCCCCAAGAACCTCTTCTTCCTGGACGTAGCTGGGCAGACTGCATTCCTCATCGACATCGTCGTCAGGTTTTTCGTGGCGTACCGTGACCCAGACACGTACCGGGTCGTCTACAGCCCCGCCGCCATTGCGCTCCGCTACTGCAAATCGAGCTTCGTTTTCGACCTTCTTGGTTGCCTCCCGTGGGACGCTATCTACAAG GCTTGTGGGAGCAAAGAGGAAGTAAGGTACCTGCTGTGGATTCGCTTGACACGGGTCACCAAGGTCACGGAGTTCTTCTGGCGTTTAGAGAAGGACATACGCGTCAACTACCTCTTCACCAGGATAGTGAAGCTCATAGTCGTGGAGCTCTACTGCACGCACACAGCGGCCTGCATCTTCTATTACCTGGCTACGACGCTTCCCGAATCCATGGAAGGGCACACGTGGATCGGGAGCTTGCAGCTGGGGGACTACAGGTTCACACATTTCAGGGAGATCGATCTCGCCAAGCGCTACATAACGTCCTTATATTTCGCCATCGTCACCATGGCAACCGTTG GCTACGGGGACATCCATGCCGTCAACATCAGGGAGATGATATTCATCATGATCTACGTGTCCTTCGACATGATTCTAGGAGCCTACCTGATCGGCAACATGACCGCGCTCATCGTCAAGGGCTCCAGGACCGAGCGGTTTAGGGACAAGATGAAGGAGGTGATCAGGTACATGAACAGAAACAAACTTGGGAAGGAAATAAGGGAGCAGATCAAGGGACACCTGAGGTTGCAGTATGAGAGCAGCTACACCGAAGCATCCGTCCTTCAGGATATCCCGATTTCTATCCGTGCAAAG ATTTCTCAAACGCTGTATAAGCCATATATCGAAAGCATTCCACTGTTCAAGGGATGTTCCGCAGAGTTCATTCAACAGATT GTGATCAGGTTGCAAGAGGAGTTCTTCCTACCAGGAGAAGTTATATTGGAGCAGGGAAGTGCAGTCGATCAGCTGTACTTCGTCTGCCACGGTGCACTG GAAGGTGTAGGCATCGGTGAAGACGGGCAAGAGGAGACTCTGCTAATGCTGGAGCCAGAGAGCTCCTTCGGCGAGATCTCAATCCTCTGCAACATCCCGCAGCCCTACACGGTCCGCGTCTGCGAGCTCTGCCGGCTCCTGCGTCTCGACAAGCAGTCCTTCACCAATATCCTGGAGATCTACTTCGTCGACGGGAGGAGGATCCTGAGCAATCTCTCCGAG AGCGAGTATGGCGGACGGGTGAAGCAGCTGGAATCGGACATCACGTTCCACATCGGGAAGCAGGAGGCGGAGCTCACACTGCGGGTCAACAGCGCCGCCTTCTATGGCGACCTGCACCAGCTGAAAAGCCTGATCCGGGCAGGGGCTGATCCCAAGAACACCGACTACGACGGCCGCTCCCCTCTG CATCTCGCGGCTTCCAGAGGGTACGAGGACGTCGTGCAGTTCCTCATCAACGAAGGCGTCGACATCGACCTTACCG TTCGGGAACACGCCGTTGCTGGAGGCGGTGAAGCAGGGGCACGAACGGGTGGCAGCGCTGCTGTTCGCCAAGGGTGCGAAGCTGAGCCTCAAGAACGCCGGCAGCCACCTGTGCACGGCAGTTGCCAAGGGGGACTCGGACTTCATCCGGCGCGCCCTGGCCTACGGCGCCGACCCAAACTGCAGGGACTACGACCACCGCACGCCGCTCCACATCGCCGCCGCCGAGGGCCTCTACCTCATCGCCAAGATGCTCGTCGAGGCCGGCGCCAGCGTGTTCACCACGGACAG ATGGGGCACCACTCCGCTCGACGAAGCGCGCAAGTGCGGCGGCCGCACGCTGGGGGCGCTGCTGGAGGAGGCGCGGGCCAGCGAGCTGTCCATGTTCCCGGAGCGCGGCGAGGAAGTCAGGGACAAGGTGCACCCGCGACGGTGCTCGGTGTTCCCGTACCACCCGTGGCGGGCGAGCGCAGGCGAAGAGCGGCGCGCGGAGGGGGTGGTGCTGTGGATCCCGCACACCATCGAGAGCCTGGTCGCGTCGGCGCAGGAGAAGCTCGGCTTGCCTGGCCCGGCGGCGTCGCGGCTGCGGCTGCTGTGCGAGGACGGGGCCAGGGTGCTCGACGTCGACATGGTCAATGA
- the LOC606477 gene encoding potassium channel KOR1 isoform X4: MVRGLGSKRRVAEEESSEEEYEVEVVRDHIASSRGSRLALFGSELRLGRFRPRRRRRLPLAGEGAAEGFFHGLVIHPDNKWYRLWTKFILVWAVYSSFFTPLEFGFFRGLPKNLFFLDVAGQTAFLIDIVVRFFVAYRDPDTYRVVYSPAAIALRYCKSSFVFDLLGCLPWDAIYKACGSKEEVRYLLWIRLTRVTKVTEFFWRLEKDIRVNYLFTRIVKLIVVELYCTHTAACIFYYLATTLPESMEGHTWIGSLQLGDYRFTHFREIDLAKRYITSLYFAIVTMATVGYGDIHAVNIREMIFIMIYVSFDMILGAYLIGNMTALIVKGSRTERFRDKMKEVIRYMNRNKLGKEIREQIKGHLRLQYESSYTEASVLQDIPISIRAKISQTLYKPYIESIPLFKGCSAEFIQQIVIRLQEEFFLPGEVILEQGSAVDQLYFVCHGALEGVGIGEDGQEETLLMLEPESSFGEISILCNIPQPYTVRVCELCRLLRLDKQSFTNILEIYFVDGRRILSNLSESEYGGRVKQLESDITFHIGKQEAELTLRVNSAAFYGDLHQLKSLIRAGADPKNTDYDGRSPLHLAASRGYEDVVQFLINEGVDIDLTVREHAVAGGGEAGARTGGSAAVRQGCEAEPQERRQPPVHGSCQGGLGLHPARPGLRRRPKLQGLRPPHAAPHRRRRGPLPHRQDARRGRRQRVHHGQCRWGTTPLDEARKCGGRTLGALLEEARASELSMFPERGEEVRDKVHPRRCSVFPYHPWRASAGEERRAEGVVLWIPHTIESLVASAQEKLGLPGPAASRLRLLCEDGARVLDVDMVNDGQKLYLVGGEDGDQEGGQ, encoded by the exons GTGGTACCGGTTATGGACCAAGTTCATACTGGTTTGGGCGGTGTACAGCTCCTTCTTCACGCCCCTGGAATTCGGCTTCTTCAGAGGCCTCCCCAAGAACCTCTTCTTCCTGGACGTAGCTGGGCAGACTGCATTCCTCATCGACATCGTCGTCAGGTTTTTCGTGGCGTACCGTGACCCAGACACGTACCGGGTCGTCTACAGCCCCGCCGCCATTGCGCTCCGCTACTGCAAATCGAGCTTCGTTTTCGACCTTCTTGGTTGCCTCCCGTGGGACGCTATCTACAAG GCTTGTGGGAGCAAAGAGGAAGTAAGGTACCTGCTGTGGATTCGCTTGACACGGGTCACCAAGGTCACGGAGTTCTTCTGGCGTTTAGAGAAGGACATACGCGTCAACTACCTCTTCACCAGGATAGTGAAGCTCATAGTCGTGGAGCTCTACTGCACGCACACAGCGGCCTGCATCTTCTATTACCTGGCTACGACGCTTCCCGAATCCATGGAAGGGCACACGTGGATCGGGAGCTTGCAGCTGGGGGACTACAGGTTCACACATTTCAGGGAGATCGATCTCGCCAAGCGCTACATAACGTCCTTATATTTCGCCATCGTCACCATGGCAACCGTTG GCTACGGGGACATCCATGCCGTCAACATCAGGGAGATGATATTCATCATGATCTACGTGTCCTTCGACATGATTCTAGGAGCCTACCTGATCGGCAACATGACCGCGCTCATCGTCAAGGGCTCCAGGACCGAGCGGTTTAGGGACAAGATGAAGGAGGTGATCAGGTACATGAACAGAAACAAACTTGGGAAGGAAATAAGGGAGCAGATCAAGGGACACCTGAGGTTGCAGTATGAGAGCAGCTACACCGAAGCATCCGTCCTTCAGGATATCCCGATTTCTATCCGTGCAAAG ATTTCTCAAACGCTGTATAAGCCATATATCGAAAGCATTCCACTGTTCAAGGGATGTTCCGCAGAGTTCATTCAACAGATT GTGATCAGGTTGCAAGAGGAGTTCTTCCTACCAGGAGAAGTTATATTGGAGCAGGGAAGTGCAGTCGATCAGCTGTACTTCGTCTGCCACGGTGCACTG GAAGGTGTAGGCATCGGTGAAGACGGGCAAGAGGAGACTCTGCTAATGCTGGAGCCAGAGAGCTCCTTCGGCGAGATCTCAATCCTCTGCAACATCCCGCAGCCCTACACGGTCCGCGTCTGCGAGCTCTGCCGGCTCCTGCGTCTCGACAAGCAGTCCTTCACCAATATCCTGGAGATCTACTTCGTCGACGGGAGGAGGATCCTGAGCAATCTCTCCGAG AGCGAGTATGGCGGACGGGTGAAGCAGCTGGAATCGGACATCACGTTCCACATCGGGAAGCAGGAGGCGGAGCTCACACTGCGGGTCAACAGCGCCGCCTTCTATGGCGACCTGCACCAGCTGAAAAGCCTGATCCGGGCAGGGGCTGATCCCAAGAACACCGACTACGACGGCCGCTCCCCTCTG CATCTCGCGGCTTCCAGAGGGTACGAGGACGTCGTGCAGTTCCTCATCAACGAAGGCGTCGACATCGACCTTACCG TTCGGGAACACGCCGTTGCTGGAGGCGGTGAAGCAGGGGCACGAACGGGTGGCAGCGCTGCTGTTCGCCAAGGGTGCGAAGCTGAGCCTCAAGAACGCCGGCAGCCACCTGTGCACGGCAGTTGCCAAGGGGGACTCGGACTTCATCCGGCGCGCCCTGGCCTACGGCGCCGACCCAAACTGCAGGGACTACGACCACCGCACGCCGCTCCACATCGCCGCCGCCGAGGGCCTCTACCTCATCGCCAAGATGCTCGTCGAGGCCGGCGCCAGCGTGTTCACCACGGACAG TGCAGATGGGGCACCACTCCGCTCGACGAAGCGCGCAAGTGCGGCGGCCGCACGCTGGGGGCGCTGCTGGAGGAGGCGCGGGCCAGCGAGCTGTCCATGTTCCCGGAGCGCGGCGAGGAAGTCAGGGACAAGGTGCACCCGCGACGGTGCTCGGTGTTCCCGTACCACCCGTGGCGGGCGAGCGCAGGCGAAGAGCGGCGCGCGGAGGGGGTGGTGCTGTGGATCCCGCACACCATCGAGAGCCTGGTCGCGTCGGCGCAGGAGAAGCTCGGCTTGCCTGGCCCGGCGGCGTCGCGGCTGCGGCTGCTGTGCGAGGACGGGGCCAGGGTGCTCGACGTCGACATGGTCAATGACGGCCAGAAGCTCTACCTGGTCGGAGGCGAGGACGGCGATCAGGAAGGTGGTCAGTAG